A window of Desulfuromonas sp. contains these coding sequences:
- a CDS encoding ABC transporter ATP-binding protein encodes MIEVENLSKSFVSGTSQVDVLRDVVLSIREGERIAVVGASGAGKTTLMHTLGALDQPTAGRVLFEGKDIFSLRGPDLDGFRNRTIGFVFQFHQLLPEFSALENVMMPALIARQAPRMAQTAAEALLREVGLGHRLSHKPGQLSGGEQQRVAIARALVMKPRVLLADEPTGNLDSGTSDEIYHLLQQLHQTRGLTMILVTHSEVLAGRMDRVVRMEDGRILG; translated from the coding sequence ATGATCGAAGTCGAAAATCTATCCAAAAGCTTCGTTTCCGGCACCTCACAGGTGGACGTGCTGCGGGACGTTGTATTGAGCATCCGCGAAGGTGAGCGCATCGCCGTGGTCGGTGCCTCCGGCGCCGGCAAGACGACCCTGATGCATACTCTCGGTGCCCTCGACCAGCCCACCGCCGGCCGGGTTCTGTTCGAAGGTAAAGACATTTTCTCGCTTCGGGGTCCCGACCTGGACGGTTTCCGCAACCGGACCATCGGCTTCGTCTTCCAGTTTCATCAGCTTCTCCCCGAGTTCTCCGCCCTTGAAAACGTCATGATGCCTGCTCTGATTGCACGCCAGGCGCCCCGCATGGCCCAGACAGCCGCCGAGGCCCTGCTTCGTGAGGTAGGGCTCGGTCATCGCCTCTCCCACAAGCCGGGTCAACTCTCCGGCGGAGAACAGCAGCGGGTTGCCATCGCCAGGGCCCTCGTCATGAAGCCCCGGGTGCTCCTCGCCGACGAACCGACGGGCAACCTGGACAGCGGGACCTCCGACGAGATCTACCACCTCCTTCAGCAGCTGCACCAGACCCGGGGGCTGACCATGATCCTTGTCACTCATAGCGAGGTGTTGGCAGGACGGATGGACCGGGTCGTGCGCATGGAGGACGGCCGAATTCTCGGCTAG
- a CDS encoding lipoprotein-releasing ABC transporter permease subunit produces MGYEWFVSQRYLRAKRKQTFISVISFISIAGVTLGVAALIVVLAVMTGFHDGVRKQILGNIPHVLVQKHGGEIAEYPEAVSRVSDSSAHVIGASPFVSKEAMLLSRGNVAAVSVKGLERGNKVFQQPFLTVRQENVEELLFTEAEGMPGIVIGLDTATTLGVAVGDPVNVIPPMFTITPFGMIPKMKPFRVVGISHHRGGFLDTFYAYVSLSEAQRFFDAEGVVSGIEVEVDSFDHANLVASELREQFAYPFVVRSWEDLFGSFLSALRLEKLGLFIVLGIIVLVAAFNIATTLIMVVMEKHKDIAVLRAMGATANSVMKIFVLEGLIIGTVGTALGTVLGLLLAKNADPIIKGLEGLFGVKIFDQSVYGMEHFPSVVNPGDVVMVTLVAMTISLLATIYPAWRAARMDPAEALRYE; encoded by the coding sequence ATGGGTTACGAGTGGTTCGTTAGCCAGCGCTATCTGCGGGCCAAGCGCAAACAGACCTTTATCTCGGTCATTTCCTTTATCTCCATTGCCGGGGTGACCCTGGGGGTGGCCGCGCTTATCGTGGTCCTTGCGGTTATGACCGGTTTCCACGACGGTGTGCGCAAGCAGATCCTCGGGAATATTCCTCACGTCCTCGTGCAGAAGCACGGGGGGGAGATCGCCGAATATCCCGAGGCCGTCTCCCGTGTCAGCGATTCTTCTGCTCATGTCATCGGGGCCTCGCCCTTCGTTTCCAAAGAGGCCATGCTCCTGTCCCGAGGCAACGTTGCAGCCGTCAGCGTCAAGGGGCTGGAGCGGGGCAACAAGGTCTTTCAGCAGCCCTTCCTGACAGTCAGGCAGGAGAATGTCGAAGAGCTGCTCTTCACTGAGGCAGAAGGGATGCCGGGCATTGTTATCGGCCTGGACACCGCCACCACCCTCGGTGTTGCAGTGGGCGACCCGGTCAACGTGATTCCCCCCATGTTCACCATCACCCCCTTTGGAATGATCCCGAAGATGAAACCCTTCCGGGTCGTCGGGATTTCCCACCACCGGGGAGGATTCCTCGATACTTTTTACGCTTATGTCTCACTGTCCGAGGCGCAGCGTTTCTTCGATGCCGAGGGGGTGGTGTCGGGCATCGAGGTGGAGGTCGATTCCTTTGACCACGCGAACCTGGTCGCCTCAGAACTGCGCGAGCAATTCGCCTATCCCTTCGTGGTGCGCTCCTGGGAGGATCTCTTCGGTTCCTTCCTTTCGGCGCTGCGCCTGGAAAAGCTCGGCCTGTTCATCGTCCTCGGCATCATTGTCCTTGTCGCCGCCTTCAACATCGCCACAACCCTGATCATGGTGGTGATGGAAAAACACAAGGATATCGCAGTCCTCCGGGCCATGGGGGCGACCGCCAATAGCGTGATGAAGATTTTCGTTCTGGAGGGGCTCATTATCGGCACTGTGGGGACCGCCCTCGGGACGGTGCTCGGACTGCTCCTGGCGAAAAACGCCGACCCCATTATCAAGGGGCTGGAAGGCCTTTTCGGAGTCAAGATCTTTGATCAGTCGGTTTACGGCATGGAGCACTTCCCTTCCGTGGTCAACCCCGGCGACGTGGTCATGGTGACCCTGGTGGCCATGACCATCTCTCTGCTGGCGACGATCTATCCGGCCTGGCGGGCGGCGAGGATGGACCCTGCCGAGGCGTTGCGATACGAATAG
- the lysS gene encoding lysine--tRNA ligase, producing the protein MEERNELVRQRLAKIEDLRGQGLNPYANDFPVSHTTADVLSAHEQQDDAALEDCADRYVLGGRIMARRDFGKAAFIQLQDRNGRLQIYVALNQVGAEVFEQFRKLDLGDIVGVAGTPFRTKTGELSLRAETIRILTKSMQPLPEKWHGLTDVETRYRQRYLDLIVNAEVRDVFQKRSRIISLIRDFMVGNDFLEVETPMMQPIAGGATAKPFTTHHNTLKMDLFLRIAPELYLKRLVVGGFDRVFEINRNFRNEGISIQHNPEFTMMEFYQAYATYADLMDFTERLICHVAQEVVGSLVFNYGGKEVDLTAPWDRLTVREAIAKYGDISIDDLEDRQACLDYAGRLGLELDKAIGHGKLLTELFDAVAEPNLWNPTFITEYPTEVSPLSRRNDANPDVVDRFELFIVGRELANAFSELNDPVDQRERFLKQLAEKEAGDEEAHAMYEDYVRALEHGLPPTAGEGIGIDRLVMLLTDAPSIREVILFPQLRPETK; encoded by the coding sequence ATGGAAGAACGCAATGAACTGGTGAGACAGCGCCTCGCAAAGATCGAGGACCTTCGCGGCCAGGGGCTCAACCCCTATGCCAACGATTTCCCCGTCAGCCATACCACCGCGGATGTCCTCTCCGCCCATGAGCAACAGGATGACGCCGCTCTGGAAGATTGTGCCGATCGCTACGTCCTCGGCGGGCGCATCATGGCCCGGCGCGACTTCGGCAAGGCGGCCTTTATCCAGCTCCAGGACCGCAACGGTCGCCTCCAGATCTATGTGGCCCTCAATCAGGTCGGGGCCGAGGTGTTTGAGCAGTTTCGCAAACTCGACCTGGGGGATATCGTCGGCGTAGCCGGGACCCCCTTCCGGACCAAGACCGGCGAGCTTTCCCTGCGCGCCGAGACGATCCGTATCCTGACCAAGTCGATGCAGCCCCTTCCCGAGAAGTGGCACGGGTTGACCGACGTGGAGACCCGCTACCGCCAGCGTTATCTCGACCTCATCGTCAACGCGGAGGTCCGGGACGTGTTCCAGAAGCGCAGCCGCATCATCAGCCTCATACGCGACTTCATGGTGGGGAACGATTTCCTCGAGGTCGAAACGCCCATGATGCAGCCCATTGCCGGAGGGGCGACGGCCAAACCCTTCACCACCCACCACAATACCCTGAAGATGGACCTCTTCCTGCGCATCGCGCCGGAACTCTACCTGAAGCGTCTTGTGGTCGGCGGGTTCGATCGGGTCTTCGAGATCAATCGCAATTTCCGCAACGAGGGCATCTCCATACAGCACAATCCCGAGTTCACCATGATGGAGTTCTACCAGGCCTATGCCACCTACGCCGACCTCATGGATTTCACCGAAAGACTGATCTGCCACGTGGCCCAGGAGGTTGTGGGCAGTCTCGTCTTTAACTACGGCGGAAAAGAAGTCGATCTCACCGCCCCGTGGGACCGCCTGACGGTGCGTGAGGCGATTGCCAAGTACGGCGATATCTCCATTGATGACCTCGAAGACCGGCAGGCATGCCTTGACTACGCCGGACGTCTGGGGCTGGAGCTGGACAAGGCGATCGGCCACGGCAAGCTACTCACCGAGCTTTTCGATGCCGTTGCCGAACCCAACTTGTGGAACCCGACCTTTATCACCGAATACCCCACCGAGGTGTCGCCCCTTTCGAGAAGAAATGACGCCAATCCGGACGTGGTCGACCGCTTCGAGCTGTTCATCGTCGGGCGGGAGCTGGCCAATGCGTTCTCGGAGCTCAACGATCCCGTCGACCAGAGGGAGCGCTTTCTCAAGCAGCTGGCCGAGAAGGAGGCCGGCGACGAAGAGGCCCACGCCATGTACGAGGACTACGTCCGCGCCCTGGAGCATGGTCTGCCGCCCACCGCCGGCGAAGGGATCGGCATCGATCGTCTGGTGATGCTGCTGACCGACGCGCCTTCGATCCGCGAGGTCATTCTCTTTCCCCAGTTGCGGCCGGAAACCAAGTAA
- a CDS encoding Ig-like domain-containing protein has product MQNLIIFKRLLAIFAVAFLGLSSGCSDESNGDLTPPELTLDKTGERSTLVRFVDLAGDVEEGAAVDVRIEPDATVGEVDQSEQGRWTCSLSDLDVGTSTVIVSAEDEAGNLSSLTFFLTYDGFALDELVSPTVERAQTLTGTYDPYNVGSIQVALKGEEPGAADLESSDGTWSFLLEGLADGENKVTLEAFEDENATSSLRSLKVEITVQAVTIDVVDDLTNQSEQTISGSFDPSQVDAVLVKIDGGEELPATVQDGGWSYLVAGLDEEDTYDVSVVARKDGQKVVTEKTVITLDLTAPFAEETNPREGAVDVEAETDISVLLSESLDPDTFGERSLVMVDAGGNEVDGQAAYSEIFRVAIFTVAEGLALDSGTTYTMSFGEGITDLAGNPLDDFSWSFTTAEGSP; this is encoded by the coding sequence ATGCAAAATCTGATTATTTTCAAAAGGCTGCTGGCGATTTTCGCGGTCGCTTTCCTCGGTCTGTCCAGCGGTTGCTCCGACGAGAGCAACGGTGACCTGACGCCGCCGGAACTGACGCTCGATAAAACCGGCGAACGTTCGACCCTGGTTCGATTTGTCGACCTCGCCGGAGACGTGGAAGAGGGGGCGGCCGTGGATGTCAGGATAGAACCCGACGCCACCGTCGGAGAGGTCGATCAAAGCGAACAGGGGCGATGGACGTGTTCTCTGTCGGACCTCGATGTCGGGACCAGCACCGTCATCGTCTCGGCGGAGGATGAGGCGGGGAACCTCTCCAGTCTCACCTTTTTTCTGACCTACGACGGGTTCGCCCTGGACGAGTTGGTCTCGCCGACGGTGGAGAGGGCCCAAACCCTGACCGGGACCTACGATCCTTACAATGTGGGCTCGATCCAGGTTGCCTTGAAGGGCGAAGAGCCCGGGGCGGCCGATCTTGAAAGTTCCGACGGCACCTGGTCGTTTTTGCTTGAGGGGCTTGCCGACGGTGAAAACAAGGTCACCCTCGAGGCATTCGAGGACGAAAATGCGACGAGTTCCCTGCGCTCCCTCAAGGTGGAAATAACTGTTCAGGCTGTGACCATAGACGTTGTCGACGATCTCACCAATCAGTCGGAGCAGACCATCAGCGGCTCCTTCGACCCCTCTCAGGTGGATGCCGTTCTGGTGAAGATCGACGGGGGCGAAGAGCTGCCGGCGACCGTGCAGGACGGCGGCTGGAGCTACCTTGTCGCCGGGCTGGACGAGGAAGACACCTACGATGTCTCTGTTGTCGCGAGAAAGGACGGGCAGAAGGTCGTGACCGAAAAGACGGTCATCACCCTCGACCTGACCGCCCCCTTCGCGGAGGAGACGAACCCCAGGGAGGGGGCCGTCGATGTCGAGGCGGAGACGGACATCAGCGTTCTGCTCAGCGAGTCCCTCGATCCGGACACCTTTGGGGAGAGATCCCTTGTGATGGTGGACGCAGGAGGGAACGAGGTCGATGGGCAGGCCGCGTACAGCGAGATATTCCGGGTCGCCATCTTTACCGTCGCTGAAGGTCTCGCCCTGGACAGCGGCACAACCTATACGATGAGTTTCGGCGAGGGGATCACCGATCTCGCAGGGAATCCGCTGGACGATTTCTCCTGGTCCTTTACAACGGCCGAAGGCTCTCCCTGA
- the prfB gene encoding peptide chain release factor 2 (programmed frameshift), with the protein MFREENETLKDLQLKLEELRGYLDIDAKKERVAELDTESAKPDFWDQGEKAQDLLRERTSLQKQVETWEGAFGQLEDLQVLVELGGESEDQASLDEVRDVLPSLEKTVARMEFARMLSGEHDANSAILSINAGAGGAEAQDWTEMLLRMYLRYCEKKGFSTEITDYQDGDVAGIKGVTIAVQGDYAYGYLKAEMGIHRLVRISPFDASARRHTSFGSVFIFPELSDEVDVEVSEKDLKVDTYRASGAGGQHVNKTDSAIRITHIPTGVVVACQNERSQHKNRAVAMKQLKARLYEMEVRKKEEEAAVLTGEKKDIGWGSQIRSYVLHPYRMVKDHRTGFEVGNTDAVLDGDLDGFIEAYLLQKK; encoded by the exons ATGTTTCGCGAGGAGAATGAAACCCTGAAGGATCTCCAGCTCAAGCTCGAAGAGCTGAGGGGGTATCTT GACATAGACGCCAAGAAAGAGCGCGTCGCCGAACTGGATACAGAGAGCGCCAAGCCCGATTTCTGGGATCAGGGCGAAAAGGCCCAGGATCTTCTCAGGGAGCGGACCTCTTTGCAGAAGCAGGTGGAGACCTGGGAGGGGGCTTTCGGGCAGCTTGAAGACCTGCAGGTTCTTGTGGAGCTGGGGGGAGAGAGCGAGGACCAGGCGTCCCTGGACGAGGTTCGAGATGTGCTGCCGTCCCTGGAGAAGACCGTGGCCCGGATGGAGTTCGCACGGATGCTTTCCGGCGAGCACGACGCCAATAGTGCCATCCTCAGCATCAACGCCGGCGCCGGCGGGGCGGAGGCCCAGGACTGGACCGAAATGCTGTTGCGCATGTATCTGCGCTACTGCGAGAAGAAAGGGTTCAGCACGGAAATAACCGATTATCAGGATGGGGACGTGGCTGGGATCAAGGGGGTCACCATCGCTGTCCAGGGAGACTATGCCTACGGCTACCTGAAGGCAGAAATGGGCATCCATCGCCTTGTTAGAATCTCCCCTTTCGATGCCAGCGCCCGGCGCCATACCTCGTTCGGTTCGGTATTCATCTTTCCCGAACTCTCCGACGAAGTCGACGTGGAGGTCAGCGAGAAGGATCTCAAGGTCGATACCTACCGCGCCAGCGGAGCGGGCGGTCAGCACGTCAACAAAACCGATTCGGCCATTCGTATCACCCACATCCCCACAGGCGTCGTTGTCGCCTGCCAGAACGAGCGCTCCCAGCACAAGAACCGGGCGGTGGCGATGAAGCAGCTCAAGGCCCGGCTTTATGAAATGGAAGTGCGCAAGAAAGAGGAGGAAGCCGCGGTCCTGACCGGTGAGAAGAAGGATATCGGTTGGGGAAGCCAGATTCGCTCCTACGTCCTGCATCCCTACCGGATGGTGAAAGACCATCGCACCGGTTTCGAGGTCGGCAATACCGATGCGGTGCTCGATGGCGACTTGGACGGATTCATCGAGGCATACCTGCTGCAGAAGAAATGA
- the lnt gene encoding apolipoprotein N-acyltransferase has protein sequence MGRFLPDRTSCLALLSGLLLAMAFPRPDVASLAWVGLVPLFLVMDRRPFRSGFVAGVGFFGLVLYWLNIVMTNYGKLHPVFSVVAYLLLVGYLALFFGAATWASCRLKEKLDLSPVWTLPVFWVGLEFLRSFLLTGFPWATLGYSQQSHLHIIQSADLFGVYGLSFLLVLSNGVLASCARSLWERQPGYLPWPALVLTVCLFAGNLGYGHFRLGQGLDDRNKTLQTSLVQGNIDQSVKWDPAHKASTVSTYGRLSRQAAADGPLDLIVWPESATPFYFQNGGPLSARVESVARGTGAHLLFGSPAYEVLNRQNRYLNSAFLLSGEGRGLGRSDKVHLVPFGEYVPLGRFLPFIDKMVVGIGDFSPGAVSPLPLNGESLGVLVCFEGIFPELARDFVRQGADALVNITNDAWFGRSSAPFQHLAMTRFRAVENRVWVARAANTGITAFIAPSGRISERTKLFETAFLNGSIGLGADPTLYNRIGDLGPVLCLVLGLWWLVRTRRRLAIP, from the coding sequence ATGGGTCGTTTTCTTCCCGATCGCACCAGCTGCCTGGCCCTTTTATCGGGCCTGCTGCTGGCCATGGCCTTCCCGCGTCCCGATGTCGCCAGCCTCGCATGGGTCGGGCTGGTGCCGCTATTTCTTGTCATGGACCGGCGCCCCTTTCGCAGCGGCTTTGTCGCCGGAGTCGGCTTTTTCGGCCTGGTCCTCTATTGGCTGAACATTGTCATGACGAACTACGGGAAGCTCCACCCGGTGTTTTCCGTCGTCGCATATCTGCTCCTGGTCGGCTATCTGGCCCTTTTTTTCGGCGCCGCCACCTGGGCCTCCTGCCGCCTGAAAGAAAAACTCGACCTGTCCCCCGTCTGGACTCTGCCGGTGTTCTGGGTGGGCCTCGAGTTCCTGCGTTCTTTTCTGCTGACCGGTTTCCCTTGGGCCACCCTCGGTTATTCCCAGCAAAGTCACCTTCACATCATCCAGTCGGCAGACCTGTTCGGGGTCTACGGCCTCAGTTTCCTCCTGGTGCTGAGCAACGGGGTTCTGGCCAGCTGTGCACGGTCCCTGTGGGAGCGGCAGCCAGGATATCTTCCCTGGCCGGCCCTGGTCCTGACGGTCTGCCTTTTTGCAGGCAATCTCGGGTACGGTCACTTTCGTCTCGGACAGGGGCTTGACGACAGGAATAAAACCCTGCAGACATCCCTCGTCCAGGGGAACATCGACCAGTCGGTTAAATGGGATCCTGCCCACAAGGCCTCCACCGTGAGCACTTATGGCCGGCTTTCCCGGCAAGCCGCCGCCGACGGTCCCCTCGATTTGATCGTTTGGCCGGAAAGCGCGACTCCTTTCTATTTTCAGAACGGGGGGCCCCTCTCTGCCAGGGTCGAATCGGTCGCTCGAGGAACCGGGGCCCACTTGCTCTTCGGCAGCCCCGCCTACGAGGTGCTCAATCGCCAGAACCGTTACCTTAACAGCGCCTTTCTCCTCTCCGGGGAGGGCCGAGGACTCGGGCGAAGCGACAAAGTGCACCTGGTTCCCTTCGGAGAGTATGTGCCCCTCGGGCGCTTTCTGCCCTTTATCGACAAAATGGTTGTCGGAATCGGCGACTTTTCCCCCGGCGCGGTCAGCCCCCTTCCCCTGAACGGAGAGAGTCTCGGGGTTCTGGTCTGCTTCGAGGGGATATTCCCCGAATTGGCCCGTGATTTTGTTCGGCAGGGGGCCGATGCCCTGGTCAACATTACCAACGACGCCTGGTTCGGCCGTTCTTCGGCCCCTTTTCAGCATCTGGCCATGACCCGCTTTCGGGCCGTTGAGAACCGGGTCTGGGTCGCTCGGGCCGCCAACACGGGAATCACGGCCTTTATTGCACCCTCGGGCCGCATCTCAGAGCGCACGAAGTTGTTCGAAACGGCCTTTTTGAACGGTTCGATCGGCCTCGGTGCCGATCCGACTCTTTACAATCGGATCGGAGACCTCGGCCCCGTCCTTTGCCTTGTGCTGGGGCTGTGGTGGCTGGTCCGGACCCGGCGCCGGCTTGCCATCCCCTGA
- a CDS encoding hemolysin family protein, translating to MDDDSSNGKTGAWLQELQRVLFGRRRVLTEKDLQEVISESEEEGIINEDEGDMLHSIFEFGETIVREIMVPRTDMVCCSITTSLDELVEAILTSGHSRIPVYEGSADRIVGLVYAKDLLKYWGNRAQDISVGEVMRTPYFVPETKKIEELLQEFRTKRVHMAIAVDEYGGTSGLATIEDLLEEIVGDIQDEYDLEESWLQDEGDGAVQVDARLNIEELEEHFGIHILREKFDTVGGYLFHLLGHVPRAGEEIGDGGLVMTVLESDERKIHRVRIRRTDQSLPEQGEG from the coding sequence TTGGACGACGACAGTTCCAACGGTAAAACCGGGGCCTGGTTGCAGGAGTTGCAGCGGGTCCTTTTCGGCCGCCGGCGGGTCCTGACGGAAAAGGACCTTCAGGAGGTCATCAGCGAGTCTGAAGAAGAGGGGATCATCAACGAGGATGAGGGGGACATGCTCCACTCCATCTTCGAGTTCGGCGAGACCATTGTGCGGGAGATCATGGTGCCTCGCACCGACATGGTCTGCTGCAGCATCACCACTTCTCTGGATGAACTGGTGGAGGCCATATTGACCTCCGGGCACTCTCGGATCCCCGTTTACGAGGGCTCCGCTGACCGGATTGTGGGACTGGTCTATGCCAAGGACCTTTTGAAATACTGGGGGAACAGGGCCCAGGATATCTCCGTCGGTGAGGTCATGCGCACTCCTTACTTTGTCCCCGAGACCAAAAAGATCGAAGAGCTGCTCCAGGAATTTCGCACCAAGCGGGTCCACATGGCTATTGCCGTCGATGAGTATGGCGGCACCTCGGGCCTGGCGACTATCGAGGATCTCCTCGAGGAGATCGTCGGGGACATCCAGGACGAATACGATCTGGAGGAGTCGTGGCTGCAGGATGAGGGCGACGGAGCGGTTCAGGTCGATGCCCGCCTCAATATCGAGGAACTGGAGGAGCATTTCGGAATCCACATTCTACGGGAAAAATTCGACACGGTTGGCGGTTACCTTTTCCACCTCCTTGGGCACGTGCCCCGGGCCGGGGAGGAGATCGGGGACGGCGGCCTGGTCATGACCGTGTTGGAGTCGGACGAGCGAAAAATTCACCGGGTGCGGATTCGTCGGACGGACCAGAGCCTCCCGGAGCAGGGGGAGGGCTGA
- a CDS encoding diacylglycerol kinase: MKPTNWLESVNCAIDGVIWAVRTQRHMRYHFFAAMVVLLLAMWLRVSALEFTLLALAATLVLCAELVNTALEVVVDLVSPDYHPLARRAKDVAAGIVLVASVGAVVMGYLILSGHLFPSLKGEEEGAWQAPGELAIVSLLAVTIVVVLLKARSGGGAPLHGGMPSGHSAMAFCIATAMMLSGAGTLLSLMAISLAAMVSHSRLLLGIHSLREVLVGGVLGIMVPLIFYLFLG; this comes from the coding sequence ATGAAGCCCACCAACTGGTTGGAGAGCGTTAATTGCGCCATCGATGGCGTGATATGGGCCGTCCGTACCCAACGGCATATGCGCTATCACTTTTTCGCCGCCATGGTGGTACTTCTTCTTGCCATGTGGCTGCGGGTTTCGGCCCTCGAATTCACTCTGCTCGCCCTCGCCGCCACCCTGGTGCTCTGTGCCGAACTGGTCAACACGGCCCTTGAGGTGGTCGTTGACCTTGTCTCGCCCGACTACCATCCCTTGGCTCGCCGGGCCAAGGACGTGGCGGCCGGCATTGTCCTTGTGGCCAGCGTCGGTGCCGTGGTCATGGGCTACCTGATCCTCTCCGGGCATCTTTTCCCGAGCCTGAAAGGTGAAGAAGAAGGGGCCTGGCAGGCCCCGGGGGAACTGGCGATCGTGTCGCTGCTGGCGGTGACGATCGTGGTGGTTCTGCTCAAGGCCCGCAGCGGGGGCGGGGCTCCATTGCACGGAGGGATGCCGAGCGGTCATTCCGCCATGGCCTTCTGCATCGCCACCGCAATGATGCTTTCCGGGGCGGGTACGCTTCTGTCGCTGATGGCCATATCCCTGGCTGCCATGGTCAGCCACAGCCGGCTGCTCCTGGGAATCCATTCCCTGCGGGAAGTTCTGGTCGGCGGCGTCCTCGGCATCATGGTCCCCCTGATCTTCTACCTGTTCCTGGGCTGA
- the ybeY gene encoding rRNA maturation RNase YbeY: protein MIHIENRQKNLRLKTQALEKVAGRILSALGCPDAEISVVIVDDEEIRSLNRDYLGRDRATNVISFAMQEGEGAGLHPEVLGDVVISAETADRHAREAELPFESELYFLLLHGTLHLLGFDHERGSAEEARRMEAKEEEVFDLIREEFLPA from the coding sequence ATGATCCACATCGAGAACAGGCAAAAGAACCTAAGGTTAAAGACCCAGGCCCTGGAAAAGGTGGCGGGGAGGATCTTAAGCGCCTTGGGATGTCCTGACGCCGAGATCTCTGTCGTCATCGTCGACGATGAGGAGATCCGGAGCCTCAACCGGGACTACCTCGGGCGGGACCGTGCCACCAACGTGATCTCCTTCGCCATGCAGGAGGGGGAGGGGGCCGGGCTTCATCCCGAGGTGCTCGGAGACGTGGTGATTTCCGCAGAGACTGCGGACCGGCACGCCCGGGAAGCGGAGCTTCCCTTCGAGAGCGAACTCTATTTTCTGCTGCTGCACGGCACCCTGCACCTGCTGGGATTCGACCACGAGCGGGGAAGCGCCGAAGAGGCGAGGCGCATGGAGGCCAAGGAGGAGGAGGTTTTTGACCTTATTCGTGAGGAATTCCTGCCTGCCTGA